DNA sequence from the candidate division KSB1 bacterium genome:
CTTACTAGCGAATCTGATAATTCTCGTTTATAGTATCACAAGAAATCCTCGTAGAGATCTTTCCAAGCAGGATTGTCCTTTTCAATCAAACTAATTTTCCACTGTCTTTTCCACTTCTTGATTCGCTTTTCCCGCAAAATTGCATCATACGGATTCTCATGCACTTCGAAATATACAAGTCTGTGTACTTGATACTTCTTGGTAAAACCAGCCAGTAGATCGCTTTTATGCTGATGGACTCTAAACAACAAGTCCTTTGTTATGCCGGTATAGAGCGTACCGTTTTTT
Encoded proteins:
- a CDS encoding GIY-YIG nuclease family protein — its product is MSINRKHYYVYILASKKNGTLYTGITKDLLFRVHQHKSDLLAGFTKKYQVHRLVYFEVHENPYDAILREKRIKKWKRQWKISLIEKDNPAWKDLYEDFL